A genomic window from Pocillopora verrucosa isolate sample1 chromosome 7, ASM3666991v2, whole genome shotgun sequence includes:
- the LOC136282526 gene encoding uncharacterized protein, which translates to MQGELERYNDIIQTQLSQGIVERADEVVKDGREFYISHKAVVRENAESTKIRIVYDASARANASVPSLNECLEIGPPLQSQLWNVLIRNRFYLVAIAGDLNQTFLQIRVRKEDRDALRFH; encoded by the coding sequence ATGCAAGGCGAGCTGGAGAGGTACAACGACATTATCCAGACTCAATTAAGTCAAGGGATCGTAGAACGCGCTGACGAAGTGGTCAAGGACGGAAGAGAGTTCtacatttctcataaagcgGTCGTGCGCGAGAACGCAGAATCTACAAAGATTCGTATTGTTTATGATGCTTCTGCAAGAGCAAATGCAAGTGTCCCCTCACTTAACGAGTGTCTCGAAATCGGCCCTCCACTACAGAGCCAGCTTTGGAACGTGCTGATACGAAATAGGTTCTATCTCGTTGCAATAGCTGGCGACTTAAACCAAACATTCTTGCAAATTCGCGTCCGAAAAGAAGACCGAGATGCCTTACGCTTTCATTAA
- the LOC136282380 gene encoding uncharacterized protein, with protein sequence MRCLQHPSCISVNLALEIRLWCELLSSDKYSNPKEFRQNESSYHYHIVNMCADNPCANNATCRSSFTDNLYQCLCPAGYKGSRCQSDIDECAEGIHNCSPHAFCNNTKGSYYCACRPGFTGNGRKCKGSTSCKEIHEKDTSNMSGVVTLLVDSQPLSVFCHMGNFGCGDGGWTPVMKIDGRETTFHYNAPYWSNYKEFNLAGGETGFDGQESKLPTYWNTSFSKICLGMKIDQQLKFIVIHKQADSLFSLIADGQYRNTSLGRDKWKELIGLQGSLQDDCNKEGFNIVCSNIQTSKARIGIVSNNENKCDSCDSRIGFGTGGSPNNSNTCGNEAVFVKNNGDSHINAMGYILVQ encoded by the exons ATGAGATGCCTACAACATCCTTCTTGTATTTCTGTGAACCTGGCCCTCGAAATAAGACTGTGGTGTGAGTTATTGTCATCTGATAAGTACAGCAACCCCAAGGAATTCAGACAAAACGAAAGCTCATATCACTATCACATCGTG AACATGTGTGCTGACAATCCTTGCGCGAACAACGCCACTTGTCGAAGCAGTTTTACAGACAATCTTTATCAGTGTCTATGTCCTGCTGGATACAAAGGTTCGAGGTGCCAATcag aCATCGATGAGTGTGCCGAAGGGATTCACAATTGCAGTCCCCATGCCTTttgcaacaataccaaaggGTCTTATTACTGCGCATGCAGGCCCGGATTCACTGGGAATGGCCGAAAATGTAAAG GATCTACTTCttgtaaagaaattcatgaaaaGGACAC atcCAATATGAGTGGTGTGGTTACCCTTCTTGTTGACTCCCAACCATTGTccgttttctgtcacatgggaaaTTTTGGGTGTGGAGATGGTGGATGGACACCAgtcatgaagattgacggcagAGAG ACCACTTTTCACTATAATGCACCTTACTGGAGTAATTATAAAGAATTCAACCTTGCCGGAGGAGAAACTGGGTTCGACGGACAGGAATCAAAGCTAcccacctactggaacacatccttctccaagatctgtctcggtatgaagatcgaCCAACAGCTCAAGTTCATTGTCATCCACAAGCAAGCTGACTCTCTGttctcactgatcgctgatgggcAATACCGCAACACCTCACTGGGTCGTGACAAGTGGAAAGAGTTGATAGGTTTGCAAGGCTCATTACAGGACGACTGCAACAAAGAAGGGTTCAATATCGTTTGTAGTAACATTCAAACTTCTAAAGCCAGAATTGGTATTGTTAGCAACAACGAGAATAAGTGTGACTCGTGCGACTCAAGGATCGGATTTGGCACAGGGGGTTCCCCTAACAATTCAAACACGTGTGGTAACGAGGCcgtttttgtaaaaaataatggAGACAGTCACATCAATGCCATGGGATACATCTTGGTACAATAA
- the LOC131793558 gene encoding uncharacterized protein, whose product MVNPELVEEIERSMYVDDLISGGETTKQALEIKMTATAILGVATFKLHKWHSNNQKLEVETSTSDEESQRYAKQQLGTRKGESKLLGVPWDKEKDEIRVSFPISTAEPTKRGILRKVAKIYDPLVLASPVTLSGTHDSSFKTSGWTYGCKPSTKYERSPEGFSRKKCLWLTG is encoded by the coding sequence ATGGTGAACCCAGAACTAGTGGAGGAGATAGAGCGCAGTATGTACGTAGATGATTTAATCAGTGGCGGGGAGACAACAAAACAAGCGTTAGAAATAAAGATGACAGCCACAGCAATCCTTGGTGTGGCGACTTTCAAGCTGCACAAGTGGCATTCCAACAATCAGAAGTTAGAAGTTGAAACTTCGACTTCAGATGAAGAAAGTCAGCGTTACGCCAAACAGCAACTGGGAACCAGAAAGGGCGAATCAAAACTGCTAGGAGTACCCTGGGACAAGGAAAAGGACGAAATTCGAGTCAGCTTCCCGATTTCAACCGCTGAGCCGACAAAAAGGGGCATCCTTAGAAAAGTCGCAAAAATCTACGATCCACTCGTTCTGGCTTCACCCGTGACCCTCTCTGGGACTCACGATTCCTCGTTTAAAACTAGTGGCTGGACATATGGCTGCAAACCTAgtacaaaatatgaaagaagtCCTGAAGGGTTTTCCCGCAAAAAGTGTTTATGGTTGACTGGATAG
- the LOC131793559 gene encoding uncharacterized protein gives MSTPHGGVALTMTKVQELFWVPRLRALVENVLKACSGCKRFQAMALAKLPPGLLSTDCTEGSTPFEVIGIDFAGPIKYRIRAKTEGKAYLALCACSLTHGIFLEVLPNLATSEFLNNKFTMAHHAPWASGKIYSDNDKTFVSAEKKLKQVMHDENTREYLAHENIKWQFKLSRAAPHRFVHRTGQNSFKQDYRMRNVDLDRAV, from the coding sequence ATGTCGACACCACACGGAGGAGTGGCCCTTACCATGACCAAAGTGCAAGAGCTATTCTGGGTACCGCGTTTAAGAGCACTCGTAGAAAACGTTCTCAAGGCGTGTTCAGGCTGCAAGCGGTTTCAGGCTATGGCACTGGCAAAACTGCCTCCTGGACTCCTATCCACTGACTGCACAGAGGGGAGCACCCCATTTGAGGTTATCGGGATTGATTTTGCAGGGCCCATCAAGTACCGTATCAGAGccaaaacagaaggaaaggcCTATCTTGCATTGTGTGCATGCAGTCTTACACATGGAATATTCCTGGAAGTACTACCAAACCTGGCGACCAGTGAATTCCTAAATAATAAGTTTACAATGGCTCATCACGCGCCGTGGGCGTCCGGGAAGATATATTCCGACAATGACAAAACCTTTGTTAGCGCCGAGAAGAAGCTCAAACAAGTTATGCATGACGAGAATACACGAGAATACTTAGCACATGAGAACATCAAGTGGCAATTCAAGCTCAGCCGCGCCGCGCCGCACCGCTTTGTTCATCGGACTGgtcaaaacagctttaaacaagaCTATCGGATGCGGAATGTTGACCTGGACAGAGCTGTGTGA